A genome region from Leptodactylus fuscus isolate aLepFus1 chromosome 6, aLepFus1.hap2, whole genome shotgun sequence includes the following:
- the LOC142209872 gene encoding nicotinamide N-methyltransferase-like, whose protein sequence is MDPSTYKRYHIHDLNSRQHLEQYFSDNRGMVFGEDGLIFPIRSLTKAFAAGHIRGDILLDLSSGSLVHHLYSACEFFKDIIVLKMKDRCIMELKRWVDKRTGAFHWGHAAKHHVDIEGKSHRVEDKEVKVRSAMQHVVKCNLEKENMTEPIVLPPSDCIIIAWLLDVISKDQDDYIRYLRKFSGLLKPGGHFLLIGCLEMTYVTVGKDKFHVLKYDENFARKALEGEDFIIDECKIHKRTAVSDLTDYKALIFIVAHKKEL, encoded by the exons ATGGATCCCAGTACATATAAGCGCTATCATATACATGACCTTAATTCCAGGCAACATCTGGAGCAATATTTTTCAGATAACCGTGGAATGGTCTTTGGAGAGGATGGCTTGATATTTCCCATTAGAAGCCTTACAAAAGCTTTTGCAGCAG gtCATATTAGAGGAGACATCTTACTTGATCTCAGTTCTGGTTCCCTGGTCCACCATCTGTATTCAGCCTGTGAGTTTTTCAAAGACATCATAGTGCTGAAGATGAAAGACAGATGTATCATGGAGCTGAAAAGATGGGTGGACAAACGTACCGGAGCCTTTCATTGGGGACATGCCGCAAAACATCATGTGGACATAGAAGGAAAAAG TCACCGGGTTGAGGACAAAGAAGTAAAAGTGAGATCAGCAATGCAACATGTTGTGAAATGTAACCTCGAGAAAGAAAATATGACCGAGCCAATAGTTTTACCTCCATCCGATTGTATCATCATTGCTTGGCTACTAGATGTTATCAGCAAAGACCAAGATGACTACATCAGATATCTCAGGAAGTTCTCGGGATTGCTGAAACCTGGAGGACACTTCCTATTAATTGGGTGTTTAGAAATGACATATGTTACAGTTGGGAAAGACAAGTTCCATGTTTTGAAATATGATGAAAATTTTGCCAGGAAAGCTCTAGAAGGAGAAGACTTTATAATAGATGAGTGTAAGATCCATAAGAGAACAGCTGTGAGTGACCTTACTGACTATAAGGCTCTCATATTCATTGTAGCTCATAAGAAGGAGCTCTAG